One genomic window of Cellulophaga sp. Hel_I_12 includes the following:
- a CDS encoding carboxypeptidase-like regulatory domain-containing protein: MSGVIKDSINTPLESANVLARPVSDDLQLLFTITNANGKYQLKLKPNEAYDVTIGYLGFNPFEFRITLTADQEKNIVLTAAENLLDEVIVIENIPVVVKEDTISYNPKVFVTGTERKLKDVLEKLPGIEVDKNGGVKVMGKKVNTLLVDNKPFFGGNTKLGVLNIPADAVEGIDAIDNYNEVAFLKGLSGSEKLALNIKLKKNKKRFLFGDVEAGLGADTRYLAHQNIFYYSPKTTVNFIGDVNDVGVKSFTFSDYIDFEGGIGKMISDGNSRFNLSNNPLSKFLNNEDFVTGLNKFGAFNFSRAINAKWNFTGYGIVSNTKNDTRVETLKNYITDETSTLENIINTQNSNQSFILSKISLDCKPTSKEDISYSGVVKTNNTADIGNLISTTSTAQNTLNTTLENRATQIEQNLEWHKKFSKTHTISFAADYQYSQADPNSLWLTTLPILPRLIPLEDDTFFNIQQLKNTRFNNLELLFKHYWVLNKDHHIYTTIGNNLLKENYSSFDVQNLSTGVVNDFGAAGFNNDLEYRVNDFYLGVQHKFQVGIFTGKYGISAHNYDWTITQANSNSINKWVWLPDVSADFKFSGFGNVKFNYNLKSTIAAADRYANQFRLVNYNTVFRGNETLENELFHAARLSYTKFSMFRGLTIFSSITYNSAIEAVRNQTQIQGINQFNTAVLLQNPEERWLANAMVTKKYGKISLTLNTDVSFDDYQQIINNEVFKSKNRSQNYGVELSSSFKKLPNVELGLDTGYNTFTSETNTSKFITTSPRFSLDYDFLDGFIFEFTYNKTIYKDNNEQQNNYEIADTSLFYQFKESPWALKISSTNIFDANFKNRNSFSDFVISDQRIFILPRIWMFSVSYKL; this comes from the coding sequence TTGAGCGGGGTCATAAAAGATAGTATAAACACACCACTCGAAAGTGCTAATGTCTTAGCGCGCCCAGTTTCTGATGACTTACAATTGCTTTTTACTATTACTAATGCTAATGGTAAATACCAGTTAAAATTAAAGCCTAATGAAGCGTATGATGTAACTATAGGCTATTTGGGTTTTAATCCGTTTGAGTTTAGAATTACCCTTACGGCAGACCAAGAAAAAAACATTGTTTTAACGGCAGCAGAAAACTTGTTAGATGAAGTGATCGTGATCGAAAATATTCCTGTAGTGGTAAAAGAAGATACCATTAGCTACAACCCTAAAGTATTTGTTACGGGAACAGAACGTAAGCTAAAAGATGTTTTAGAAAAATTACCAGGCATTGAAGTCGACAAAAACGGTGGCGTAAAAGTCATGGGAAAAAAGGTAAACACCTTATTGGTGGATAATAAACCTTTTTTTGGTGGGAATACCAAGCTCGGTGTTCTTAATATACCAGCCGATGCTGTTGAAGGTATTGATGCCATTGACAATTACAATGAAGTAGCTTTTTTAAAAGGTTTATCGGGATCCGAGAAATTAGCCTTAAATATAAAACTTAAAAAGAATAAAAAACGCTTTCTGTTTGGTGATGTGGAAGCAGGCCTGGGTGCAGATACCCGTTATTTGGCGCATCAGAATATCTTTTATTATAGCCCAAAAACAACCGTAAATTTTATTGGAGATGTAAATGATGTTGGTGTAAAGTCGTTCACATTCAGCGATTATATAGATTTTGAAGGTGGGATTGGAAAAATGATAAGTGACGGTAATTCACGATTTAATTTGTCAAACAACCCTTTATCTAAATTTTTAAACAACGAAGATTTTGTAACAGGGCTAAACAAATTCGGTGCTTTTAATTTTTCAAGAGCCATAAATGCTAAATGGAATTTTACAGGCTATGGTATCGTATCAAACACCAAAAATGATACTCGGGTAGAAACTTTAAAAAACTATATTACCGATGAAACAAGTACTTTAGAAAATATAATAAATACTCAAAATAGTAACCAGAGTTTTATACTCTCAAAAATTTCTTTAGACTGTAAACCAACGAGTAAAGAAGACATTTCGTATTCAGGTGTTGTGAAAACAAACAATACCGCCGATATTGGCAATTTAATTTCTACTACTTCAACTGCTCAGAATACGCTAAACACCACTCTAGAGAATAGAGCTACTCAAATAGAACAAAATTTAGAGTGGCATAAGAAGTTTTCTAAAACCCATACCATATCTTTCGCAGCGGATTATCAATATTCACAAGCAGATCCAAATAGTTTATGGCTAACAACTTTGCCTATTTTACCCAGATTAATTCCTTTGGAAGATGATACTTTTTTCAATATTCAACAGCTAAAAAATACTCGATTTAATAACCTAGAGTTACTTTTTAAGCATTACTGGGTACTGAACAAAGACCATCATATATATACAACCATTGGGAATAATCTGTTAAAGGAAAATTATAGTTCGTTTGATGTTCAAAATTTAAGTACAGGTGTTGTCAATGATTTTGGAGCTGCTGGTTTTAATAACGATTTAGAGTACAGGGTGAACGACTTTTATCTAGGCGTACAACATAAATTTCAAGTAGGAATTTTTACTGGTAAATACGGTATAAGCGCACATAATTATGATTGGACCATTACTCAAGCAAATTCAAACAGTATCAACAAATGGGTTTGGCTACCCGATGTGTCTGCGGATTTTAAATTTAGTGGTTTTGGGAATGTTAAATTTAATTATAATTTAAAAAGTACCATTGCAGCTGCGGATAGGTATGCTAATCAATTTAGATTGGTAAATTATAACACTGTTTTTAGAGGTAATGAAACCCTAGAAAACGAACTTTTCCATGCTGCGCGTTTATCGTATACTAAATTCAGTATGTTTCGTGGGTTAACTATTTTTTCGAGTATTACGTACAATTCTGCGATTGAAGCAGTTCGCAATCAAACACAAATACAAGGCATTAATCAGTTTAATACTGCTGTTTTATTACAAAATCCCGAAGAAAGATGGCTTGCGAACGCGATGGTTACGAAAAAATATGGGAAAATAAGCCTCACTTTAAATACTGATGTTTCATTCGACGATTACCAACAAATCATCAATAACGAGGTTTTTAAAAGTAAAAATCGTTCCCAAAACTATGGTGTAGAACTAAGTTCTAGTTTTAAAAAACTCCCTAATGTAGAATTAGGTTTAGACACAGGGTATAATACTTTTACCTCGGAGACCAATACCTCAAAATTCATCACAACCAGCCCACGTTTTAGTTTAGATTATGACTTTTTGGATGGTTTTATTTTCGAGTTTACCTACAACAAAACCATTTATAAAGATAACAACGAGCAACAAAATAATTATGAAATAGCAGATACATCATTATTCTATCAGTTTAAAGAAAGTCCATGGGCATTAAAAATCAGCAGCACGAATATTTTTGATGCTAATTTTAAAAACCGTAATTCCTTTTCAGACTTTGTGATTAGTGATCAGCGTATTTTTATACTACCGAGAATTTGGATGTTTTCGGTATCGTATAAATTGTAA
- a CDS encoding GLPGLI family protein, protein MKKITALFVLASTLCFSQNFENATITYVVSLKPPMDLTKLKEEAKTNAQLQEVLWLYEDAVDVVSTLKFTKKEAIYRVEDQLKNESEKKTNLTYIGAGSEKVYYSDQDELFTAGNSRGENLRIIQEKKEWELLKDSKKIGKYTCYKAIQSNSTSKIKPIAWYTLEIPLPFGPKDFGGLPGVILALELDKYVFNTTTITLNSSDFEPIEKPTKGKKITYAEWREKAKGFFNN, encoded by the coding sequence ATGAAAAAAATTACGGCCTTATTTGTCCTTGCAAGCACATTATGCTTCTCACAAAATTTTGAGAATGCAACAATTACATATGTAGTTTCCCTAAAACCTCCAATGGATCTGACAAAACTTAAAGAAGAAGCAAAAACGAACGCTCAACTACAAGAAGTATTATGGCTTTATGAAGATGCTGTTGATGTAGTATCTACCCTAAAATTCACTAAAAAAGAGGCTATTTACAGGGTCGAAGATCAATTAAAGAACGAATCTGAAAAAAAAACAAATCTAACTTATATTGGCGCAGGTTCAGAAAAAGTATATTATTCTGATCAAGATGAACTATTTACTGCTGGCAATTCAAGAGGAGAAAATCTGCGCATTATTCAAGAAAAAAAAGAATGGGAACTTTTAAAAGACAGCAAAAAAATAGGAAAATATACCTGTTATAAAGCGATACAAAGCAATAGTACTAGTAAAATAAAACCTATTGCTTGGTATACGTTAGAAATTCCTTTGCCTTTTGGTCCAAAGGACTTTGGAGGTTTACCAGGGGTAATTTTAGCATTAGAACTTGATAAATATGTATTTAATACGACCACAATAACCTTAAATAGTTCTGATTTTGAACCCATAGAAAAGCCCACTAAGGGAAAAAAAATAACCTACGCCGAATGGCGTGAAAAGGCAAAAGGTTTTTTTAATAATTGA
- a CDS encoding tetratricopeptide repeat protein translates to MKNILFFIAFFAIHFAFAQDYFLAKQYLNDGDFDKAVVFYEKLVKENPNRGDFTEDLITCYQQLERYDEAEKILLNNTKGNRVHPIYFVELGRNFTLQNKNEEAETYYEKAISTIPENPNFAYSVGARFQKYTLLAYAEKAFLIGMETNPELDFNFPLARIYGEQGKIEDMYVSYLNLLRNGNTSPSSVLRNIDDFITTEADNENNSILKKILLKNAQKDPDILWNQLLSWLFVRQNQFNSAFTQEKAIYKRSDISSLSRIEDLGELANENKAFDIAKEIFEFIVEKSKDNEMTLKAQLNLIDIQLQDKSATTMTSVSSFFETLMTNYGYRNQTLELQIAYANFLTFQQNNPEKAVSILKKSLELPLNNYSEAYVKMTLGDILVYDQKFNQALIYFTQIQQNLKNDVLGQDARFKVAQTSFYKGDFDWALTQLKVLRSSTSQLIANDAMQLSLLISDNSLEDSTQTALKIYAKADLLAYQNKNKEAIATLERILKEHKGEKIEDEALLKQGELLEKENDFEAARFNYQKIIEFYADGILADDAYFAIAQLYENQFKDAIKAKESYEKIIYNYQDSYYFPQARKNFRRLRGDSIE, encoded by the coding sequence TTGAAAAATATCCTGTTTTTTATCGCTTTTTTTGCTATACACTTTGCCTTTGCCCAAGATTATTTTTTGGCGAAGCAATACCTTAATGATGGTGATTTTGATAAAGCGGTAGTTTTTTATGAAAAACTAGTGAAAGAAAATCCCAATCGAGGTGATTTTACCGAAGATTTAATTACCTGCTACCAACAGCTCGAGCGCTACGATGAAGCCGAAAAAATACTGCTCAATAACACCAAAGGGAATCGGGTACATCCCATCTATTTTGTAGAACTTGGTCGTAATTTTACGCTTCAAAATAAAAATGAAGAAGCGGAAACCTATTACGAGAAAGCAATTAGCACTATTCCTGAAAACCCCAATTTTGCCTATAGTGTTGGTGCTCGCTTTCAAAAATACACCCTGTTGGCCTATGCCGAAAAAGCATTTTTAATTGGCATGGAAACCAATCCCGAGTTAGATTTTAATTTTCCCCTAGCGCGTATTTATGGGGAGCAAGGAAAAATCGAAGACATGTATGTTTCCTACTTAAATTTACTGCGTAATGGAAATACTTCACCCTCTAGCGTATTGCGAAATATTGATGATTTTATCACCACCGAAGCCGACAACGAAAACAATAGCATCCTAAAAAAAATACTGCTAAAAAATGCACAAAAGGATCCAGATATTTTATGGAACCAACTTTTAAGTTGGCTTTTTGTGCGTCAAAATCAGTTTAATAGTGCTTTTACGCAAGAGAAGGCCATCTACAAACGCTCCGATATTAGCTCCTTAAGCCGAATTGAAGATTTAGGAGAATTAGCCAATGAAAATAAAGCTTTTGATATCGCAAAAGAAATATTTGAGTTTATCGTAGAAAAAAGTAAGGATAATGAGATGACCTTGAAGGCACAATTGAACTTAATTGACATTCAGTTACAAGATAAAAGTGCAACCACCATGACTAGCGTAAGTAGTTTTTTTGAAACCTTGATGACCAACTATGGGTATAGAAATCAAACTTTAGAATTACAAATCGCCTATGCTAATTTTTTAACTTTTCAACAAAACAACCCCGAAAAAGCAGTATCCATCTTAAAAAAATCGCTCGAATTACCGCTCAATAATTACAGTGAGGCCTATGTAAAAATGACTTTAGGCGATATTTTAGTCTATGATCAAAAATTTAATCAGGCCCTGATCTATTTTACGCAGATTCAACAAAACTTAAAGAACGACGTGTTAGGGCAAGATGCGCGTTTTAAAGTAGCACAGACTAGTTTTTACAAAGGAGATTTTGATTGGGCCCTTACACAATTAAAAGTGCTCAGAAGCTCTACTTCGCAATTGATAGCCAATGATGCCATGCAATTAAGTCTACTTATTTCTGACAATTCGCTAGAAGATTCCACACAAACAGCATTAAAAATTTACGCCAAGGCCGATTTATTAGCCTATCAGAATAAAAACAAAGAGGCTATTGCCACGCTAGAGCGCATTCTAAAAGAACATAAAGGCGAAAAAATTGAAGATGAAGCACTTCTAAAGCAAGGTGAATTATTAGAAAAAGAAAATGATTTTGAAGCGGCACGTTTTAATTATCAAAAAATAATAGAATTTTATGCCGACGGCATTCTAGCCGATGATGCCTATTTTGCTATTGCACAGCTTTACGAAAACCAATTTAAGGATGCCATCAAAGCCAAGGAAAGCTACGAAAAAATCATCTACAACTACCAAGACAGTTACTACTTTCCCCAAGCCAGAAAAAACTTTAGGCGCTTGCGAGGAGACTCCATT